Proteins from a genomic interval of Diospyros lotus cultivar Yz01 chromosome 6, ASM1463336v1, whole genome shotgun sequence:
- the LOC127804445 gene encoding uncharacterized protein LOC127804445, which yields MPSGDRSFERFVEMMMSSMNRSETPTINWLKMYLDLHPPSFKGDPKVDPSVGEYWMEQTEKLLEHLECHEEHWVRCATFMLEEEATIWWKSMSGVLRTRNTIQENGDVWVAPITWEQFKTAFNDKYFLEYWREVKKQEFLKLTQSDDMSVVQYEAKFSKLIKYVPMYTTDDFEKARNFFQGLRKEVKQVLYVWNIRTFEDAVEKAIIVERNMMAQGELNLRSDLKKEVESKDKSTNPLVTQFKKSKGAKFKKERYCKKFQKRHAGNKCGTKSKGAGFFICGETGHFARDCPLRKTLKIEETPEKEVTCYACKQRGHYAWNCP from the coding sequence ATGCCAAGTGGTGACAGGTCATTTGAAAGGTTTGTTGAAATGATGATGAGTTCAATGAATAGATCAGAAACCCCTACCATAAATTGGCTGAAGATGTATTTGGATTTGCATCCGCCAAGTTTTAAAGGTGACCCGAAAGTGGACCCAAGCGTGGGAGAATATTGGATGGAGCAAACTGAAAAGCTactggaacacttagaatgccATGAAGAGCACTGGGTAAGATGTGCTACATTTAtgttagaagaagaagcaactaTATGGTGGAAGTCTATGTCAGGAGTCTTAAGGACTCGAAATACTATCCAAGAAAATGGGGATGTGTGGGTGGCACCTATTACTTGGGAGCAGTTTAAGACTGCATTTAATGATAAGTACTTTCTTGAGTACTGGAGAGAGGTGAAGAAGCAAGAGTTCTTGAAGCTGACCCAGTCAGATGATATGTCCGTGGTACAGTATGAAGCCAAGTTTTCCAAGTTGATAAAGTATGTACCCATGTACACCACTGACGATTTTGAGAAGGCCCGGAATTTTTTCCAAGGACTCAGAAAGGAAGTCAAGCAAGTTCTGTATGTATGGAACATTCGCACTTTTGAAGATGCAGTTGAGAAGGCCATTATCGTTGAGCGAAACATGATGGCTCAAGGAGAATTGAATCTCCGTAGTGATTTGAAAAAAGAAGTGGAGAGCAAAGACAAGTCAACAAACCCTCTAGTAACCCAATTCAAGAAGTCGAAAGGAGCcaaatttaaaaaggaaaggTATTGCAAGAAGTTCCAGAAAAGACATGCTGGCAATAAGTGTGGGACCAAAAGCAAGGGAGCAGGTTTCTTTATTTGTGGAGAAACTGGACATTTTGCAAGAGACTGCCCTTTGAGGAAAACGTTGAAGATTGAGGAAACGCCCGAAAAGGAGGTGACGTGCTATGCTTGCAAACAGCGGGGACATTATGCATGGAATTGCCCCTAA
- the LOC127804443 gene encoding ankyrin repeat-containing protein NPR4-like: MDFYEAVRRGKLDEVKRRLDGDNALLGNRFTRFEENAVHVAVVAGQEKIVSELLGRIGDLELLEKRNSYGETALTLAAARGKMRIVKMLVEKYESLVEVKNTQGRLPVVVAALYGHKAIVHYLYSYTLLENLLVGEKESNQAKKQTGYEQNYNFKLESKDLTQVSSSLDNEAISYGYSSKNNLFVLFKACITTDIALEVFKACPEQCIEEMKEEKAPLEYEKKYMDNHQPARTLLRAISKELLSLNEYHTKTIATVLGKPMLMAILEENVDFVAVIIKDCPDMLRIEIDGLTLFSYAISKGLRKIYKFACTRPETGLLATVLPDRDGNTILHQAAKLSLSQSLGPAIKMQIELQRFKEVEKMAPMCRTVVNNMNQTPKDLFIIEHKELKKNARDWWKDIATSFSVMATLVVTIMFAAAFTVPGGYKEDTGIPINLQSKYFTAYIISDAFSLFLSCTSAMIFLGIHTSLFREDDFKDNLLLALISGLLTLFLSITMMFVTFGAALVIMLGERFVWIPIPVLMLGSLPVCIYVRLHVGIFMQVLRLAFLNPTN, encoded by the exons ATGGACTTCTACGAGGCGGTGCGACGTGGAAAGTTGGATGAGGTGAAGAGGAGGCTGGATGGTGACAATGCACTACTGGGCAATAGATTTACGAGGTTCGAGGAAAATGCTGTCCATGTGGCGGTGGTTGCTGGACAGGAAAAGATTGTTTCAGAGTTGTTGGGGCGAATAGGAGATCTAGAATTGCTGGAAAAAAGAAACAGTTACGGTGAAACGGCTCTTACTCTCGCTGCTGCAAGAGGGAAAATGCGTATTGTCAAGATGTTAGTGGAGAAATACGAGAGTTTAGTGGAAGTAAAGAATACTCAAGGACGGTTACCTGTTGTTGTGGCTGCTCTTTACGGCCACAAGGCCATAGTTCATTATCTTTATTCCTATACTCTGCTTGAAAACTTGCTTgtaggagagaaagagagcaaccaGGCTAAGAAGCAAACAGGTTATGAGCAAAACTACAACTTCAAGCTTGAGAGTAAAGATCTGACACAGGTTTCAAGTAGCCTTGATAATGAAGCAATTTCCTATGGATATTCAAGCAAGAATAATTTGTTTGTGCTTTTCAAAGCATGCATCACGACTG ATATTGCTTTGGAGGTTTTCAAGGCATGTCCTGAACAATGCATTGAAGAAATGAAGGAGGAGAAAG CTCCATTGGAGTACGAGAAGAAATACATGGACAATCACCAACCAGCTCGTACATTGTTGCGTGCAATAAGCAAGGAATTGTTGAGTTTAAATGAATACCATACTAAGACCATAGCAACAGTCTTGGGGAAGCCAATGCTGATGGCTATTTTAGAAGAAAATGTAGATTTTGTCGCAGTAATTATAAAAGATTGCCCTGATATGCTGCGGATTGAGATCGATGGATTAACACTTTTTTCATACGCAATTTCAAAAGGTCTTCGAAAAATCTACAAGTTTGCATGTACAAGGCCTGAAACGGGACTTTTAGCAACCGTACTTCCCGATCGCGATGGTAACACTATCCTTCATCAAGCTGCAAAGTTATCATTGTCCCAATCTCTCGGTCCAGCTATAAAGATGCAGATAGAGCTACAACGATTTAAG GAGGTGGAGAAGATGGCACCTATGTGCAGAACAGTAGTGAACAATATGAACCAAACTCCaaaagatttatttataatagaaCACAAGGAACTTAAGAAAAACGCACGAGACTGGTGGAAGGATATAGCAACATCTTTTTCAGTAATGGCAACCCTGGTTGTGACGATAATGTTTGCTGCAGCATTCACAGTTCCAGGCGGCTATAAAGAGGATACCGGCATTCCTATAAACTTGCAATCAAAATACTTTACTGCTTACATAATTTCAGATGCATTCTCATTGTTCCTTTCCTGCACTTCAGCTATGATATTCTTGGGGATTCATACATCGCTTTTCAGAGAAGATGATTTCAAAGACAATTTGTTGCTGGCTTTGATATCCGGCCTTCTCACTCTCTTCCTGTCCATTACAATGATGTTCGTAACTTTTGGTGCTGCCTTAGTCATAATGTTGGGCGAGCGCTTTGTGTGGATCCCTATACCAGTGCTTATGTTAGGAAGTCTTCCAGTGTGCATTTATGTAAGACTGCATGTTGGGATCTTCATGCAAGTTCTCCGGTTGGCCTTCCTAAACCCAACAAATTAA
- the LOC127804444 gene encoding uncharacterized protein LOC127804444, whose protein sequence is MGTNLIVQDCDVDIEDERFKIDLILMEMHDFDVILGMDFLSRYCASMDYLGKTVELGCPGEKVVKFKGPRFGRQLKSVSALKACKWLENGAYGFIAHVNVVDDKSEKKPDDVEVVREFLDVFPEDLSELPPDQEMEFAIELLPGTTPISIPTYRMAPAELRELKVQLQNLVDKEFIRPSISPWGAPVLFVKKKDGTSEAQHREHLRMVLEKLCNERLYAKFSKCSFWLREMAFLSHVISSDGVSVDPSKIEVVKNWHRPRSVFEKNVRFIWDDKCEQSFGELKKRLTTVSILTILEGSGGFVKNYPVHDLELATVIHALKIWRHYLYGEKFEIYTDHKSLKYIFSQKELNMRQRRWMEFLKNYDCTIHYHPGRANVMAEALSRKDLSVAARMMMRE, encoded by the exons ATGGGGACTAATTTAATAGTCCAAGATTGCGATGTGGATATTGAGGATGAGAGATTTAAGATAGATCTAATACTTATGGAGATGCATGATTTCGATGTCATCCTAGGTATGGATTTTCTTTCTCGATATTGTGCTAGTATGGACTATTTGGGAAAGACAGTGGAATTGGGATGTCCCGGGGAAAAGGTGGTGAAGTTTAAGGGACCACGATTTGGTAGGCAGTTAAAATCTGTATCAGCCTTGAAGGCATGCAAATGGTTGGAAAATGGAGCATATGGATTTATAGCTCATGTTAATGTGGTCGATGATAAGTCAGAAAAGAAGCCAGATGATGTAGAAGTAGTAAGGGAATTCTTGGATGTTTTTCCAGAAGACTTATCAGAGCTACCTCCAGATCAAGAAATGGAGTTTGCCATTGAACTATTGCCGGGAACAACACCAATTTCTATCCCCACTTATCGCATGGCCCCGGCTGAGTTGAGGGAGCTTAAAGTACAACTTCAAAATTTGGTGGATAAAGAATTTATTCGACCAAGTATTTCCCCATGGGGAGCTCCAGTTttgtttgtaaagaagaaagacggcA CTAGTGAGGCGCAACACCGTGAGCATTTGAGGATGGTACTAGAGAAGTTGTGTAACGAAAGActatatgccaaattttctaaatgtaGCTTCTGGCTAAGGGAAATGGCGTTTCTTAGCCATGTAATTTCAAGTGACGGTGTATCAGTGGATCCATCAAAGATAGAGGTCGTTAAGAACTGGCACCGACCGAGGTCAGTGTTTGAG AAGAATGTGAGGTTCATATGGGATGACAAGTGTGAACAAAGTTTTGGGGAACTTAAGAAGCGGTTAACTACAGTGTCGATTTTGACCATACTTGAGGGTTCTGGAGGATTTGTG AAGAACTACCCTGTccatgatttggaattggctACAGTTATCCACGCCTTGAAGATTTGGCGGCATTATCTGTATGGTGAGAAATTTGAGATCTACACGGACCATAAAAGCCTAAAATATATCTTCTCTCAAAAGGAGCTGAACATGAGACAACgtcgatggatggagttcttgaAGAACTATGATTGCACCATCCATTATCATCCAGGGCGGGCGAATGTTATGGCGGAGGCCCTTAGTCGTAAGGATCTTTCAGTCGCGGCCAGGATGATGATGCGGGAATAG